ATTCagattaaaatcaataaatgcaaaataaatcttaatGTTTGAGCTTATTGGTTGACTTAATATGAAACCATGGATGGGTTTGAGCTTCTGACTCTGTCATTCAATTAGTCGTGATTTATGAAATTGAGAAATTAGAGCGTGCATCAAATGATGGCACATGTTGACTAGAGGAAACTGTGTAGTTCAAGTATCAACACGGTTCTGTTGACGTGTGTGTCTGGCCCGAGGGAATCCTGGGTCACTGATATCACATACATGAAGAACTCATTAACACCACATCAGAAAACAGACCAGCCCAGACCTGCTGTAAAGCGTCCGCTCGTCCCAGACCTCCTCATTACAGACTGTGTTTGCAAAGATTTAATTATCTAACGCTCCTAATGTTTTCTAATTCTCTCATGAGGGACACCATTAGTGGAAAATTAACAGCTGCTCTCACAAACGAAAaacctttgattttttttttgcttcagaaaAAGTGTTAgttgattaaaaattaaaatagatagACCACATTTACCACTCATCAGAAATATAAACATGAACACAATGAGAATCGCAAACATGGacagaaacagaagaaaaacagagaagaatATTCAATTGTGAAAAATTTAAGCAAAATCTAAATCATCCACTGAGTGGAATGTCTTCTGTTTTCTCAGCTTGCCATTGAAACACTAGCTCTTTTAGTCATGGAGTAATTAAGATGCCCCTCAGGTGGACACTTTGGTCTCCTTTGTGTCTTCTTGTGGGTTTTCGGGTCCCTATCAGCTACCACGGGGGCATTAGAGGCTTTATATTCAGACATGGACTTCAGAAagcccttcaaacagagcattcacaCTCAATCTCTAAATGGATCTATGCGTCACCATCAAAGGGGTCTCGTTCCTGCTGCAGGCGGGTCTGGGGATCCTGGCCAACACGCTGGTCCTGCTGGCCTATGTCCACATCATGCTGACCGACGCTCAGCTGCAGCCCGTGGACTCCATCCTGTGCCACCTGGCCTTCGCcgacctgctgctgctgctgacccGCTGCGTCCCACAGACCATGACCGTCTTCGGCATGAAGAACCTGCTGGACGACGCCGGCTGCAAGGTGGTCATCTACATCTACCGCATCGCCCGAGCGCTGTCCGTCTGCATCACCTGCATGCTGAGCGTCTTCCAGGCGGTGACCGTGGCGCCGGCGGCCGGGACGCTCCTGTCGGGGTTGAAGCTCCGGCTCCCACGGCTGGTCATCCCCACCTTTGTCGCGCTGTGGTTCATCAACATGGCCGTCTGCATCGCCGCCCCGTTCTTCTCCGTCGCCCCTCGTAACGGCACAGTCCCGCCGTTCACCCTCAACCTGGGCTTCTGCCACGTGGACTTCAGGGATAACCTGTCCTACGTGATTAACGGGGTGGCCGTGACGGTGCGTGACTTTGTGTTCGTGGGCATGATGCTGGGCTCCAGCGGCTACATCCTGGTCCTCCTTCACCGGCACGGCAGGAAGGTGCGGGGCATCCGGCGCTCACAGGGTGCCACGATGGAAACGCGGGCGGCCAAGACGGTGGTGATGCTGGTGGTCCTGTACGCTGTGTTTTTCGGGATCGACAACATCATCTGGATCTACATGCTGA
The nucleotide sequence above comes from Carassius auratus strain Wakin unplaced genomic scaffold, ASM336829v1 scaf_tig00216403, whole genome shotgun sequence. Encoded proteins:
- the LOC113098049 gene encoding olfactory receptor class A-like protein 1 is translated as MDLCVTIKGVSFLLQAGLGILANTLVLLAYVHIMLTDAQLQPVDSILCHLAFADLLLLLTRCVPQTMTVFGMKNLLDDAGCKVVIYIYRIARALSVCITCMLSVFQAVTVAPAAGTLLSGLKLRLPRLVIPTFVALWFINMAVCIAAPFFSVAPRNGTVPPFTLNLGFCHVDFRDNLSYVINGVAVTVRDFVFVGMMLGSSGYILVLLHRHGRKVRGIRRSQGATMETRAAKTVVMLVVLYAVFFGIDNIIWIYMLTVPQVPPVVADMRVFFSSCYASLSPFLIISSNKKVKARMVCATSSDQERQAEDSKDSKAAKN